In Populus trichocarpa isolate Nisqually-1 chromosome 12, P.trichocarpa_v4.1, whole genome shotgun sequence, a genomic segment contains:
- the LOC7482122 gene encoding protein DETOXIFICATION 49 — protein sequence MCQLNSSTLSCKCNQDFSFLISIKDQEPKMFTSLLIPKSPTCIPQETQEPDTTNLSLAIREAISIAKIAFPMILTGLLLYPRSMISMLFLGRLGELALAGGSLAVGFANITGYSILSGLAMGMEPICGQAFGAQKHRLLGLTLQRTILLLIVASLPISFLWLNMKSILLFCGQDESIATEAQSFLVYSLPDLLAQSFLHPLRIYLRTQTITLPLTFCATLAIILHIPINYFLVTHLNLGTKGVALSGVWTNFNLVGSLIIYILVSGVHKKTWGGFSMECFKEWKTLLNLAIPSCISVCLEWWWYEIMILLCGLLLNPRATVASMGILIQTTALIYIFPSSLSFSVSTRVGNELGANQPMKAKLAANVGLSLSFIFGFSALAFAVMVRKVWASMFTQDKEIIALTSLVLPIIGLCELGNCPQTTGCGVLRGTARPKVGANINLGCFYLVGTPVAVWLGFYAGFDFEGLWLGLLAAQGSCVVTMLLVLGRTDWESEAKRAKELTNALVLVSNVDDSLQVEEKKPPNAEIKEDSLHLFEELVNLYKPLPV from the coding sequence ATGTGTCAGCTAAACTCTTCTACTCTATCCTGCAAATGCAATCAAGACTTCTCTTTCCTCATCTCCATCAAAGACCAAGAGCCCAAAATGTTCACCTCATTATTGATCCCTAAAAGCCCAACATGTATACCACAAGAAACCCAGGAACCAGACACCACCAACCTCTCCCTTGCTATCAGAGAAGCAATATCCATAGCCAAAATAGCTTTCCCCATGATACTAACAGGCCTCTTGCTCTATCCTCGCTCAATGATCTCCATGCTCTTCCTTGGCCGCCTCGGGGAGCTAGCCTTAGCTGGTGGCTCACTTGCCGTTGGCTTTGCTAATATAACTGGTTACTCTATCCTCTCTGGCCTGGCCATGGGGATGGAACCAATATGTGGTCAAGCTTTTGGGGCTCAAAAACACCGCCTCCTAGGCTTAACGTTGCAAAGAACAATACTTCTGCTCATTGTTGCTTCACTgcccatttcttttctttggctAAACATGAAAAGCATCCTTCTTTTTTGCGGCCAAGATGAATCAATAGCCACAGAAGCACAGTCATTTCTTGTTTACTCCCTTCCTGACCTTTTAGCTCAATCTTTTTTGCATCCATTGAGAATCTATCTTAGAACTCAAACAATAACCTTGCCTCTCACATTTTGTGCCACTCTAGCTATTATTCTACACATTCCTATAAACTACTTTCTTGTTACACACCTAAATTTAGGGACTAAAGGTGTTGCTCTTAGTGGGGTATGGACTAACTTCAATCTTGTAGGTTCTTTGATCATTTATATCCTTGTTTCTGGTGTCCATAAGAAGACATGGGGAGGATTTTCAATGGAGTGCTTCAAAGAATGGAAAACTCTCTTGAATTTGGCCATTCCAAGCTGCATCTCAGTGTGTCTTGAATGGTGGTGGTATGAGATCATGATCTTGCTATGTGGACTATTGTTAAACCCAAGAGCAACTGTTGCCTCCATGGGCATTTTGATTCAAACAACTGCACTCATCTACATATTCCCTTCTTCTCTAAGTTTCAGCGTATCAACAAGGGTTGGCAATGAGCTAGGCGCTAACCAGCCCATGAAAGCAAAGCTTGCAGCCAATGTAGGCCTTTCTTTGAGCTTCATTTTTGGGTTTTCAGCTCTAGCTTTTGCAGTTATGGTTAGGAAAGTATGGGCTAGCATGTTCACACAAGACAAAGAGATCATAGCATTAACATCACTTGTTTTGCCAATAATAGGTCTTTGTGAGCTAGGAAATTGTCCACAAACAACCGGTTGTGGAGTCCTAAGAGGAACAGCCAGACCAAAAGTTGGGGCAAACATCAACTTGGGATGTTTCTACCTTGTTGGCACGCCAGTGGCAGTATGGTTAGGATTCTATGCAGGGTTTGATTTTGAAGGGTTATGGCTCGGCCTCCTAGCTGCACAAGGGTCCTGTGTGGTGACCATGCTGCTTGTTTTGGGTAGGACTGATTGGGAATCTGAAGCTAAAAGAGCTAAGGAGTTGACAAATGCTTTGGTTCTTGTTTCCAATGTTGATGACAGCCTACAAGTTGAGGAAAAGAAGCCACCGAATGCTGAAATCAAGGAGGATTCCTTACATTTATTTGAAGAATTAGTTAATCTTTATAAACCTTTACCTGTTTAA